From Mytilus edulis chromosome 9, xbMytEdul2.2, whole genome shotgun sequence, the proteins below share one genomic window:
- the LOC139489863 gene encoding metacaspase-2-like codes for MLKTDLIQCTHVKNRPHPIHSTRAENRHHGIHRTHAENRPHPKHSTHAENRPHPIHSTHVKNIHQTMPCTHTDNIHQTMHSTHAEKGLKTDNKYKKKDVYSCRKHTSTYIATHSTHAENIHQTIHSTHAENRHQPIHSTHAENRHQPIHSTHAEKRPHPIHSTHAENRPHPIHSTHAENRPHPIHSTHDKNIHQTMHSTHAENIHQTMHSNHAKNRHHPMHSTHAENRPHPLHGTHAENRHHPI; via the exons ATGCTAAAAACAGACCTCATCCAATGTACTCATGTTAAAAACAGACCTCATCCTATACATAGTACTCGTGCTGAAAACAGACATCATGGTATACATAGAACTCATGCTGAAAACAGACCTCATCCTAAACatagtactcatgctgaaaacaGACCTCATCCTATACATAGTACTCATGTTAAAAACATACATCAAACTATGCCTTGTACTCATACTGACAACATACATCAAACTATGCatagtactcatgctgaaaaGGGACTGAAAACagacaacaaatataaaaaaaaagatgtg TACTCATGCAGAAAACATACATCAACCTATATAGCTACACatagtactcatgctgaaaacaTACATCAAACTATACatagtactcatgctgaaaacaGACATCAACCTATACatagtactcatgctgaaaacaGACACCAACCTATACatagtactcatgctgaaaaAAGACCTCATCCTATACatagtactcatgctgaaaacagacctcatcctatacatagtactcatgctgaaaacaGACCTCATCCTATACATAGTACTCATGATAAAAACATACATCAAACTATGCatagtactcatgctgaaaacaTACATCAAACTATGCATAGTAATCATGCTAAAAACAGACACCATCCTATGCatagtactcatgctgaaaacaGACCTCATCCGTTACATGGTACTCATGCTGAAAACAGACACCATCCTATATAG
- the LOC139489860 gene encoding cation channel sperm-associated protein 1-like produces MLKTDIILCTHVKNRPNPIHSTRAENRHHGIHSTHAENRHHGIHSTHTENRHQPLHSTHAENRHQPLHSTHAENRPQPMHSTHDKYRPHPIDSTHAENRHHLYIVLMLKTDINLCTSTYASTHAENRPHPIHSYHAKNRPHPIHSTHAENRPQPIHSTHAENRHQPIHSTLAENRHHGIHSTFAENRHHGIHSTHFENRHQPIHSTHADVCFTRAENRHHPIHSTHAKNRHHGIHSTHAENRHHPIHSTHDKN; encoded by the exons ATGCTAAAAACAGACATCATCCTATGTACTCATGTTAAAAACAGACCTAATCCTATACATAGTACTCGTGCTGAAAACAGACATCATGGTATACatagtactcatgctgaaaacaGACATCATGGTATACATAGTACTCATACTGAAAACAGACACCAACCTTTACatagtactcatgctgaaaacaGACACCAACCTTTACatagtactcatgctgaaaacaGACCTCAACCTATGCATAGTACTCATGATAAATACAGACCTCATCCTATTGatagtactcatgctgaaaacaGACATCATCTTTACATAGTACTAATGCTGAAAACAGACATCAACCTATGC ACATCAACCTATGCtagtactcatgctgaaaacaGACCTCATCCTATACATAGTTATCATGCTAAAAACAGACCTCATCCTATACatagtactcatgctgaaaacaGACCTCAACCTATACatagtactcatgctgaaaacaGACATCAACCTATACATAGTACTCTTGCTGAAAACAGACATCATGGTATACATAGTACTTTTGCTGAAAACAGACATCATGGTATACATAGTACTCATTTTGAAAACAGACATCAACCTATACATAGTACTCATGCTGATGTCTGTTTTACTCGTGCTGAAAACAGACACCATCCTATACATAGTACTCATGCTAAAAACAGACATCATGGTATACatagtactcatgctgaaaacaGACACCATCCTATACATAGTACTCATGATAAAAACTGA
- the LOC139489861 gene encoding putative uncharacterized protein DDB_G0291608: MLKTDIILCTHVKNRPNPIHSTRAENRHHGIHSTHAENRHHGIHSTHTENRHQPLHSTHAENRHQPLHSTHAENRPQPMHSTHDKYRPHPIDSTHAENRHHLYITSSLHSTHAENRHQPIHSTHAEKRPHPIHSTHAENRPHPIHSTHAENRPHPIHSTHDKNIHQTMHSTHAENIHQTMHSNHAKNRHHPMHSTHAENRPHPLHGTHAENRHHPI, from the exons ATGCTAAAAACAGACATCATCCTATGTACTCATGTTAAAAACAGACCTAATCCTATACATAGTACTCGTGCTGAAAACAGACATCATGGTATACatagtactcatgctgaaaacaGACATCATGGTATACATAGTACTCATACTGAAAACAGACACCAACCTTTACatagtactcatgctgaaaacaGACACCAACCTTTACatagtactcatgctgaaaacaGACCTCAACCTATGCATAGTACTCATGATAAATACAGACCTCATCCTATTGatagtactcatgctgaaaacaGACATCATCTTTACata ACATCATCTTTACatagtactcatgctgaaaacaGACACCAACCTATACatagtactcatgctgaaaaAAGACCTCATCCTATACatagtactcatgctgaaaacagacctcatcctatacatagtactcatgctgaaaacaGACCTCATCCTATACATAGTACTCATGATAAAAACATACATCAAACTATGCatagtactcatgctgaaaacaTACATCAAACTATGCATAGTAATCATGCTAAAAACAGACACCATCCTATGCatagtactcatgctgaaaacaGACCTCATCCGTTACATGGTACTCATGCTGAAAACAGACACCATCCTATATAG
- the LOC139489859 gene encoding uncharacterized protein C10orf62 homolog, with product MHSTHSENRHHPLHSTHAENRHQPMSSTHAENRHHPIHSTHAENRHHGIYSTHVKNRHQTMHSTHAENRPHPIHSTHAENRHQPMRSTHTENRPHPIHSTHAENRHQTLHSTHVENRHHGIHSTHAENMHQPLHSTHT from the coding sequence ATGCATAGTACTCATTCTGAAAACAGACATCATCCTTTACatagtactcatgctgaaaacaGACATCAACCTATGTCtagtactcatgctgaaaacagacatcatcctatacatagtactcatgctgaaaacagacatcatggtatatatagtactcATGTTAAAAACAGACATCAAACTATGCatagtactcatgctgaaaacagacctcatcctatacatagtactcatgctgaaaacaGACATCAACCTATGCGTAGTACTCATACTGAAAACAGACCTCATCCTATACatagtactcatgctgaaaacaGACATCAAACTTTACATAGTACTCATGTTGAAAACAGACATCATGGTATACatagtactcatgctgaaaacaTGCATCAACCTTTACATAGTACTCATACTTAA
- the LOC139489648 gene encoding leucine-rich melanocyte differentiation-associated protein-like: MADEVEEKVNPEINEDEAIEQFQNGQLSYIGQNEECIPTYLAEKYSSISKRFDLSFNQLKSLSDLERFQNLEELVLDNNRLSDDVVFPRLNHLHTLTLNKNCITDLYHLLDNLAENVPSLTYLSLLGNLACPNQLSSPDNDEEDYQRYRYYVLYKLPKLKFLDSTPVKQEELLTAKEKGAFMKVIKAEDSELISDPKISPETDDSNYSPLPQSARNADQHSAAWGKSKYVYYGNHSEGNRFIRNPDL, encoded by the exons ATGGCagacgaagttgaagagaaagTAAACCCAGAGATAAATGAAGATGAAGCAATAGAACAGTTTCAAAATGGCCAG CTATCTTATATTGGACAAAATGAAGAATGCATTCCAACTTATCTTGCTGAAAAATATTCGTCTATTTCAAAAAGATTTGATCTGAGTTTTAACCAGTTGAA GTCATTATCCGATTTAGAAAGATTTCAGAATTTAGAGGAACTGGTTCTTGATAACAACAGATTAAGTGATGATGTAGTGTTTCCTCGTTTAAACCATCTTCACACACTCACACTAAACAAAAATTGT ATAACAGATTTGTATCATTTGTTAGACAACCTTGCAGAAAATGTTCCATCATTAACCTATCTAAGTTTATTGGGGAACTTAGCATGTCCAAACCAGTTATCTAGTCCAGACAATGATGAAGAAGATTACCAAAGATACAG gtattatgtattatataagtTACCAAAACTGAAGTTCTTAGACTCCACACCAGTCAAACAAGAGGAGTTACTCACAGCCAAAGAGAAAGGTGCTTTTATGAAAGTCATCAAGGCAGAGGACAGTGag CTGATTTCTGACCCCAAAATATCACCTGAGACAGATGATTCAAATTACAGTCCACTTCCACAGTCTGCACGTAATGCCGATCAGCATTCAG CTGCCTGGGGAAAAAGTAAATATGTTTACTATGGCAACCATTCAGAGGGAAACAGATTTATCAGAAACCCTGACCTTTAA
- the LOC139489862 gene encoding putative uncharacterized protein DDB_G0291608, whose amino-acid sequence MLKTYTKLCILLMLKTEIENRHQPMSSTHAENIHHGIHSTHAENRHQPMYCTHAENRHHPIHSTHVENRPHPIHSTHVENRPQPLHSTNTKTDINLCITSTYASTHAENRPQPMHSTHDKYRPHPIDSTHAENRHQPIHSTHAENRHQPIHSTHAEKRPHPIHSTNAENRPHPIHSTHAENRPHPIHSTHDKNIHQTMHSTHAENIHQTMHSNHAKNRHHPMHSTHAENRPHPLHGTHAENRHHPI is encoded by the exons atgctgaaaacaTACACCAAACTATGTATACTACTCATGCTGAAAACAGAAATCGAAAACAGACATCAACCTATGTCtagtactcatgctgaaaacaTACATCATGGTATACatagtactcatgctgaaaacaGACATCAACCTATGTATTGTACCCATGCTGAAAACAGACACCATCCTATACATAGTACTCATGTTGAAAACAGACCTCATCCGATACATAGTACTCATGTTGAAAACAGACCTCAACCTTTACATAGTACTAATACTAAAACAGATATCAATCTATGCata ACATCAACCTATGCtagtactcatgctgaaaacaGACCTCAACCTATGCATAGTACTCATGATAAATACAGACCTCATCCTATTGatagtactcatgctgaaaacaGACATCAACCTATACatagtactcatgctgaaaacaGACACCAACCTATACatagtactcatgctgaaaaAAGACCTCATCCTATACATAGTACTAATGCTGAAAACAGACCTCATCCTATACatagtactcatgctgaaaacaGACCTCATCCTATACATAGTACTCATGATAAAAACATACATCAAACTATGCatagtactcatgctgaaaacaTACATCAAACTATGCATAGTAATCATGCTAAAAACAGACACCATCCTATGCatagtactcatgctgaaaacaGACCTCATCCGTTACATGGTACTCATGCTGAAAACAGACACCATCCTATATAG
- the LOC139489640 gene encoding histone acetyltransferase KAT8-like translates to MADLKNPEILENHDFNVQIPLRRLSNGEILNNMSINETNGDKNGHGESDVPDLGDHYLVRRSDGTWHAAEIIQTRLTDMVEGKHEFYVHYEGFNRRLDEWVTMTRFDLNNKLEDHCKIKDVSITMTDLTDDRKITRNQKRKHDEINHVQKTYAEMDPTTAALEKEHEAITKVKYIDKIQIGRYEIDAWYFSPYPEEYGKQSKLWICEYCLKYMKLEKSYRYHQTQCIFRHPPGKEIYRKGTISVFEVDGKESKIYCQNLCLMAKLFLDHKTLYFDVEPFMFYILTEVDRFGCHLVGYFSKEKESPDGNNVACILTLPPFQRKGYGKFLIAFSYELSKLEGTVGSPEKPLSDLGKLSYRSYWSWVLLEILRDFRGTLSVRDLSQMTSITQHDIISTLQSMNMVKYWKGQHVICVTPKLVEEHLKSAQYKRPVLPVDNGCLRWDPLKRPAKMIKK, encoded by the exons ATGGCGGATTTGAAAAATCCAGAAATTTTAGAAAATCATGACTTTAATGTACAAATACCTCTACGAAGACTTTCGAATGGAGAAATATTGAATAATATGTCTATAAATGAAACAAATGGAGACAAGAATGGACATGGAGAAAGCGATGTTCCTGATTTGGGAGATCACTACCTTGTTCGAAGATCTGATGGAACTTGGC ATGCTGCAGAGATAATCCAAACTAGACTAACTGACATGGTGGAAGGCAAACATGAATTTTATGTACACTATGAAGGAT TTAACAGAAGACTGGATGAATGGGTTACCATGACTAGATTTGACCTCAACAACAAACTGGAGGACCATTGTAAAATAAAAGATGTATCTATCACAATGACAGATCTCACTGACGATCGTAAGATTACAAGAAACCAGAAAAGAAAACATGATGAAATCAATCATGTTCAAAAG ACCTATGCAGAGATGGACCCTACTACAGCTGCACTAGAGAAAGAACATGAAGCT ATAACAAAAGTGAAATATATAGATAAGATTCAGATTGGTAGATATGAGATAGATGCTTGGTACTTTTCTCCATACCCAGAGGAGTACGGTAAACAGTCCAAACTGTGGATCTGTGAATATTGTCTCAAATACATGAAGTTAGAGAAATCTTACAGATATCACCAG ACACAATGTATTTTCCGACATCCACCTGGGAAGGAAATATATAGAAAGGGTACTATATCAGTGTTTGAAGTGGATGGAAAAGAAAGCAAG ATTTATTGTCAGAATCTGTGTTTAATGGCTAAACTGTTTCTGGACCACAAGACATTATACTTTGATGTGGAACcatttatgttttacattttgaCAGAGGTAGACCGGTTTGGATGTCACCTAGTGGGTTATTTCTCCAAG GAAAAAGAATCACCTGATGGGAATAATGTTGCTTGTATTTTGACCTTACCTCCATTTCAAAGGAAAGGTTATGGGAAATTTCTGATTGCATTCA GCTATGAATTATCTAAGTTAGAAGGCACAGTTGGGTCTCCAGAAAAGCCATTGTCAGACTTGGGTAAACTAAGTTACAGAAGTTACTGGTCATGGGTACTGTTGGAAATACTCAGGGATTTTAGAGGAACCCTGTCTGTTCGGGATTTGAG TCAGATGACCAGTATCACACAGCACGACATCATAAGCACACTACAATCAATGAACATGGTGAAGTATTGGAAGGGACAACACGTCATATGTGTCACACCAAAACTTGTCGAAGAACATCTCAAAAGTGCACAATACAAACGTCCGGTTCTTCCTGTAGACAATGGCTGCCTTCGCTGGGATCCACTAAAAAGACCCGCTAAAATGATCAAGAAATGA